The following is a genomic window from Phaseolus vulgaris cultivar G19833 chromosome 6, P. vulgaris v2.0, whole genome shotgun sequence.
tataaaaataataaacaaattattgtgaaccagtcatgaaaaacatttttttctccaaaaaataatttggaacatacttgtgcacataaatttttattgtcaatttatataattcataattatataatatatagatttgtgtatccgtatcctacattttagagattttacgtaTCAGTATCTGTGTCCATATCGTATCAGTATCTTTATCGGTGTTTGTGTTATATAgatttaaagtgattttttctttatttttgtaattataataaaattaatatatttcatttttttaaaattgtgtttaagTCGTGTTAGAATTATCagaaatctaataaatattttattaaattagagattttactaatattttattaaattagagattttactaatattttattaaattagagATTTTACTAATATCCGAGACAAACACACTATTTAAAAAGAGTTTTCGAGAAAGTAATAGATAATTTACtaataaaagaaagataaatgaagaaaataaaattgtaatttaataaaaacacTAAAAATTAAGCTCTCAAACTGAATTACGGATGTGACCGTTTGTTGGTTCATAATGGCGAGGGTATCCCTACGCTTGCGTGTCCACTTCTCCACCGCTTCCATTCCTTCCGTCGTTGGGATTCCACTATTTCGGATGCCCTTTTTGGTTTtaacttttcattttcttcacacAAACACAAATAACACGCCGATCTCACTCCATTAACCTTCAACGTTAAATTTTGATTCAGTAATTTCAGTTCCTAACGCACTCGCAGGTTCATTACTTGTCTGGTAAACCCAATAATGAATTAAGCAGACAAATGTTACCATAACGTCTTCTCTGTGGTTTTTGGTTTGGATTCACTCTCTCACGTTAACAACATGCTCAGATTACTTCCCAAGCTCTCACTCCTCTTTTCCTCAAATAGGAATCCTCGCTATCTTACAACTTCTCTGCGTTTCATATCTCAAGGGAGAAGACCAACTTCAAGAGGTATGTTTTTAACTGAAACCATTTACCAAACCACCTTATTAATATTTGCTCTGTCGGATTAATACTGACCCGTTTGCCAATTCTGTTTCTTTTCGCTTTTGGGTATCGCTTATCACTGCCAAAATTTCACCTTTTTTTATTGGTTCCAACTTCTAAAGCGCgtgtctgttttttttattgttagtaTAATTTagtgaaattttattattattattatgatatcCTGATTTGAATTGAATGTTACTAATAACTAGTCCAAACGCATACCGTGATGGTTTCGGTTTGGATCTGCATTTGCTGGGCAGACCTCACTGTGTGGCTTGCCATTGCGTATTTTTTGGGGGTCTCCAGTATCATGAGGAGTGTTGTTATATGATATATTCTTATTGTATATCTCACCAATATCCTCCTGATTCTAGAGCACAAGTATATATGCTTAGGTACTATTGAACTTAGTCAAAAAATAATCTCTGGAATAACTCTATCATAGATGACATTTTGCGATTATATGGCAGGGTAAACCTTTACTTTGCTAGTTCATTCTAAatagtgtgtgtgtgtgtgtagcCTATTTTAGCTTAGAGAATCATCAAGTTCATTGTCGCACACATCACTCAACATTTCTGCAATCAAGAGTGGCTGTCTGCTTTTGATATTGTCCACTACTATAGCATGTTAGGAAATATATTTTCGAGCAAAAGAAATCATGTCACCCATGCAAATCTCTAATAGCTTCACTAGGCGTAAACAAATTGCATATAGCAGACGCATGACCAAATATGCTGTTAGTGAGTTTTTTTACAAGTTGCAACATTCCCAGAGAAGAATTACTTTAACTtggttttctttatttttcccAAAAGTCTCCTATCCAATTTTATCCGCAATTTCATCAGCAATTGCATCAGAAACTTCCGCAGAAGATCAAGCTCAACAGATTAAGCTATTAACATCAACTGATGATTATTATGGTGGTGTTACTGTGGAACTGGACCATCCTATGGACTCTTCAGCATTTATCCCAGTCCTTAGGGCTTCGGTTTCTCACTGGAAGCAGCTGGTAGATTATCTTTCTACTTAGTTGCTTAATGTAATTAATATATCATATTTGATATCATTCATTGATCAAAACATACTGGTGAattgtttaataaaatataaggctttttcatttaaaaaactaTGCATGATTAGGGACTCATGTTAAATAATACTAGCACACAAACCAGATATATAGATAATTTCCATGTACGTGTGCTGGCCATccgttttttcttttttatttccttGTGTAGCAATAAATAGCATATGTGTATCATCAATCCATCAGACACACatgaagttttaattttaagtgACTTTAGTTTCTTCTTTTGTCATTAACGTGTCACTCAGGTGTATAGATCGTTATCTTCTAGTTAAGTTTAGTAGGttattcaaaaaaatatgttaGCTGGCCCTCATAATCCTAGTTCAGCAATTAAGATATGGAACAATTTTCCTTTTGAGTTTGCATTAAGGTTtttcatgtttatttttatCGAAGTTACTTCTTGTTTTGCCAAAGTTTCTTCTCTTTTTATCTAACTCACTTCCTTCTTTTTTCTTAATCTCACTTTCCTGTCTGTTTTATTTTGCTAAACGAGCTAATAAGCTTGTCAGATATATGCAACAAATCTTGGGCATGTTTATCTGTACTGAGAATCCAGAATCCATCACTATATGTGAATTAATGAATCAACATTGTCATGCAGGGCAAGAAGGGTGTTTGGATAAAATTACCTATTCATTTAGCCAGTCTAGTTGAAGCTTTAGTTAAGGTGACTAATATTATTGCTTACCTTAATTATAATGGTTGTGCTTGATAAGTTTAGTTGATGAAAATTGGAGTTCCATTAATTTTGTCAGGTATCAATTCTATTTATCAACTAATATTTCCGGTACACTTCTATGCAGGAGGGGTTTTGGTATCATCATGCTGAACCAAATTATTTAATGCTTGTATATTGGATTCCTGACAGTCCAAGTACTATTCCTGCAAATGCCACACACAGGGTGGGGGTTGGTTCATTACTCATgaatgaaaaacaagaggttTTTCCCCACCGTCTATCACAATATAGTGCAACTTCATAATCAGGCTTATACTTAAATCGAAGGAATCTCTTATTGTTTGAGGGTTTTGCCTTTGATAAATATTGTTATGTGTTTCCTGTATCTTGATAAAATGATAATGTCATAGATGAGGAGGAACAAAACTTAATTTGTGTGTTTCATTCTGTTCTGGAAAGGAGCTAGTAcatttagattatttttttgtttattttagtttgtctatttgtttattttagttTGTCTCTTCATTTTCTGACCCATTGCTCCTGCTTATTTGTATTTTTGTCAGATTCTGTCTGATAGGTCCATTGTCAGAAATTTCattggaaaaataataaaatgtttcTCTTACTAATATAAAGTCtgaagaatttaattttattcgcGATCAACATTTCACTTTCTACTTTTATGGTCTTAGGTCCTAGTTGTTCAAGAGAATAGTGGACTATTTCAAGGAACTGGAATTTGGAAATTGCCAACTGGAGTTGTTGATCAGGTAGATGTGTTGGATATATTCCTCATTATGGTGTAACAATAAAACTCTATACTGTGTGCATATAATATACTCGTTCAACCTATACAGGGAGAAGATATTTGTGTAGCAGCAGTAAGAGAGGTCAAAGAAGAAACAGGGGTAAGTAATCTAATTGCTTTACCAATTAAATGTGGCTAGTCCTGAAATCAGTTATATGTTTAAGTGTCAGTAAAGTTTACAGTTGTTCGAAGTCTAATTGCTATGGGTTCTCTCAATTTTCAGATTGATTCAGAATTTGTGGAAGTATTAGCATTCAGGTAGCatgtttattttgaatatattgTAGCAATTTGAATACGGGAAGTTTCTATGATTGATATTGGAGACTTTCAAATAGGAGATAGAATGTTCAGATCTCATTGATCATGGATGTAGGCAATAGAGACTAAGGAAAGAAGGGGCAACATCATATAATCCAAAATCCTACAGGAGATGAGGGAATTCTTGATCACATTGATACACCAGCTGCAGGATCCACTTTTAGTTCTTGCGGTGTCTTGCAAGAGTAGTTTGCCCATGTTAGCATATCCATTTTAGCTATATCATTGTCTCCGAGGGAATATGTGCTTGAAATATTTATATACGCAAATTTTGTTACTTGTTGATAAATTAGTGCTTTATTTCTTTTGAAGTTTCTTGAATTCTTGTGAGTCTGCAATATGAATGACTGAgaattcttttcttctttcatcTAAATATCTGATCCACAGACAAAGTCATAATTCATTCTTTGAGAAGTCAGACTTATTCTTCGTGTGCATGTTGCGGCCTCTTTCTTTTAACATCCAAACACAGAGATTTGAGATACTGGATGCACAGGTATGCCAATTATGGTTGAGGCCAAGCAGTAATTACAGTTTGTTTTGCATATCTTTTAAAATGTCCAATGCTTTACTGAGAGTAAAAAATTAAGGAAAATACTAACCAGTAGTTAAGGaattaaaaggaaaatatttaTTGGGATAAGTAAGAATGTGttctctatattttttaataggcTCTCGTATGATTTCTGATgaaaacttttttctttttaaatcttTAACCGGTGTCTGTGTGCATTGGTTAGCAAAACCCCAAAACTAAAACATAGTATCATTTTCAAACTATAGAGaccacaaatatttttaaatttaaattatactttGAAAAAGGATCCCAAGGAAATGTAAAATCATTATAGACAAAGGCAAATATCAATTTTTCTTATGATTATTTTTCTGCAGTGGATGCCATTTGAGGAATATGCAGCCCAGCCATTCGTCCAAAAGAGTGAGCTTCTGAAGTACATAAATGATACATGTTTGGCAAAGATGGGTGGACAATATTCTGGATTTTGTCCTGTATCTACGTCATCGAACTTTTCTGATCAAAAGAATTATTTGTACTTGAATGCTGGGACCTTAAAGAACTCCTATTCTTCCTGATAATCATCACAGATTAAAGAACATTCAATTACTTCATTTGATTCATTATGTGAACATGCTGCTCTTCGTCAGGGAAGCCAAATTTGAAAGCAATTTCATTGATAATAAAATGTAGTTTCTGCCGATAATGGTTAGGAAAAAGTTAACATTCGACAAACGATCATTTTTCACGTAATACATGATGATTCAAcgcattttcttttctttttattttcttcttttaagcaGAAGTGTGTGACTGCAAGTTCTTTGGAGTCATGCAGACATCATAAGAGAACTATGCAGACATCATAAGAGAACTTGCATGAATGTTGACATCATCCGTGACTTTGGTAGCAGCTTGTTAGTGCTGATTGTCATGCGCGCACATTTGGCGCAGTgcactaaattattttattagtatcAAAGTGCTGAAAGGCAATGTTCAGTGGAGTGGACCAATTACTTCCCTGTTTTTCTCCTCTTTTCAACACAACCTCTTTAATCAAACGTTACATTCTCGTGAAACTAGAAAGATACACATCGGTATGTTTTACCaagtggttttttttttcactttcccTACTAATGGTTGAAGAGCAAGAGAAAAACAGTTTATGATTTCACGTAGACCCACCATGGACAGTGAATAGCAGTAGTGAAGAAATATTGTTCAGCCCTTCACCTATAttgtaataattttcaaaactaaTCGTCCACTATCTTGACTAAGTAACAAAATCCATCATCCATTCAAGGCTTTTGTGTGGCCATGCCTTCACATGTAGTTGAAGCGTCAATAGACAACCCCTAATTCTTCAGAAGGAAGAAATCTAATTTACAACCCCTCGTGGCCTTGTAACATTATAATTTTGCTTCAATTTCCACCTTCTTACTATTGTTTTACACAAGAATCTGACCTAAGGCAATTATCAATGGCCTAAACGTCCTTTCGGGGACCATATATTCATTCCCTTGACCAAAGGGCAATTATTTCACCAACACCATATGAGATATTTCGTCTTTAAACAATTGAATTCTGATGCTAACACCTTTGTCTCTTTAGATATGTATAGATGGTAGACATGAAGAATAAGCGTAAAGTAGAGGCAAGAAAAATGTATACTTGATACCACTGATTGAAGCAAAAGCCTAATCATCCGAATAACACGGAACTGATGTCTCTTGTTTCTGCTTCAATGCTTGTCTACACTTTGCGTCAAACTTTAACAATACTTCCCTTCACTTCAATTTGTACAACATTTAGATAATCTAGTCTATACAACAACCTTATCCTACTCAAAATTTGACAAAACTCATTCATGCAAAAATATCTCACTCGAGTCAAATAATGTAAGCCATTCAAAATCTTTTAACTAATTAGGACTACTTAGAAAGACAGAATCTTTTGGCTATGTAATTTCTTATTCTTTAAAATAACAGGGAGAGTTTTGTATCACTATTatgcaattattatttttattgattattaACGTATTATTTTCTAGCGGATCACTTACATTCAATAATAAACATACTGTGAAAGTTTCAAGCTATTCATAACAACATTTTATGTAAATTACTTTAATTAGAATTATCTTCAATTTTTATGACAGTTACTTCCATATGAGTTATGCTTGATATAAATAAAAGAGTCATGTCAACAATTGTCTTAAAAGTATTGATGAAGAAACATTTATATAACCAACTATTTGTCTTTAAGTACTCttaaagtaattataaaataaatatcatatgtaagttttatattatttatgtttttttatataatctattttgggttaaatatattttgttattcttgtgataaattaatttttgtttctgaTTGAAACTTACCATTCAAGTTCAAGTATCTATAGTATAAAAATATTGAGACAGATCCTTTTGTATGTGTAATTattattagattttttaaaaaatttgttgttatttttattgaCGACATCCTTAGAACTACATTAATAATGTGTTGatgaaatagaattttaaattaaatcaattccatatatataaatacctattttaatatttttatactaatataaaatttagattaataataaaaaataattttatattataatagatgaaaacaaaaatattaaacctagctatttaaaaaatattaaagaccGAAGATATTAATCCCATGATTTGGTACTCAGTTAGGGAAAACCATTTGATACGCTGCTGCTTGTCCCTTCCTTTTTAAACATTTCTTTTCACcaacatatttatatttatttattaatttaagagTGACAgactatttttttaagtttgtgtATACGTATATCAGTAAAGTCAACTTTAACTTAATAAAACCCTTTTGGTATACTCATTCAGATATGAAGCCTTTTTCTAAAAAAGacctaataatttatattgagTGTTCTTTGTTGCATATAAACTAGTTTAGCTACTCGATTCTTTATCCCCTCTTGTAGTCATTAACCCAGTTCACTATTAAGGAAAGTATCTATATCAATGTAACACAGAtgcttcatttattttttaacttcttAAAATTGGAAAACTAGAAGACAAAAATGCTACACCACTATACAACACCATATCATGCAACAATCATCGGTTACTccaaaaaaaagaagataaagcAGCAGTAGTTGCtggttaatttaaaaataatgccaaaatattttccttcttttccttATGTATTTTTCTTCGAAAAAAGATATGTCTGAAGCTATATACCACCATACTAGGATCAGCAAACAAATACACATAAAAACATAAAGAAGAATACAAAAATTCTGTGTATGCCACATCACCATCATCCATGATATATAATGTCTATATTCTCAACGACGAAATTTCAACAAGCAATTAAACCAAAACATATACGaatataaataatgataatCATCTTATAGAATCAATTAAGCTTAAACAGACACATGCATAAACCTGCTACTATCTAGTTCTTGCAGAAGATGCTGAGCCAGCACTCCCAGATCCATACACGTGTCCCTGATGCCCCATCATCACCATCATAGAGTTTGGTACCATACCTCCATGGCCATGAGCATGGCCATAAGCCTCATCCCTCTGATCACCAGCACCACCACCACCCAGTGGCCTTCCCATTATAGCAGTTTTCTCCCCCTCCATCTCCCTGTACTTGTGCAGGTAAATCTTGAGAGGCTCCACATACTCCTCAAACCCCAGTGTGGTCATGGCCCACAGTAGGTCATCACCGTTGATAgtttttctcttctccttctgGCACTTATCAGATGCTTCACCTGTTATGAAGCTGATGAACTCCGACACACACTCTTGCACGGTTTCCTTCGCCTCCTTCGAGATCTTCGCGTTCGCCGGCAACGCCTTCTTCATGATCCTGCTCACGTTGGCTATGGGAAGGAACCTGTCTTGCTCTCTGCACCCTGAGAATTCATTGCCTCCATTCGTGTTACCGGCTTGCCCTCCTGAATCGTTATCAGACTCAGCCATAACCTCACTCACTATAGTCAACAACACAAACGCCACCACCTACAAACTTATTATATACACACAACTCTTTTTATTCTatgttctctctctctctctctctctatatatatatatatatatatatatatatatatatatataaagtattaaTTAACTCACTTACTACAACTATAGTACAATAACTGATACAAAATTATTCTAATAATTAACTGAGTCATAAATTTAGATATTTGATTGGAATAAgattgttttatttaaataaagataTGTGTATATTATGAGAAAATAGATATAAAGTATTAGTAATAGTATTTGACTAGGTATATAATAATTAAGATTGGATTGAGAGTGAATAATTGGGAGAagatataattaaataagaaagGTTGGAAAATGGGGGTTGGAGTGGGAGAAGTGGGTGTTGTTGGATTGAAGAATTGGAATAATTAAGGTGTTTGgagttttttaattttgcttAATTATTATGGAGTGTAGTTAGCTAAGAGACGTGGCTAATTTGTGGGCGTTGGTTTATGTGATTAATTAAGTAGTTGACGCGTAAGGTTGATGATTAGCGTTGGATTAGAAGGAAAGAGATGGAGAAACACGTGGGTGTTGAATTATGGTAAAGGGAAGAAGAGCTTATAAGCTGTTTCTGTAGGACGGCTCCATCTGCTATGAAGACAAAAACTTCAAGCCTAGCCTTCAAATCACTTTATCACattattcttcttcttattattattattataattattaatcaaaatatatatttattataaatttaaattaaaaaaaaatagtcgttttcaaaattgaaaacagAAATAAATATGTTACTACCATAATATTTGCTTGTTTAACAAAATCGTAATTTATAatgatttaaataatatttacttCTTTTGacagaaaaaggaaaacattGCATTCACTGATGTAAttaatagttatataaaatttataaaaccggacaattaattaattttatcaaatatttataattcaaCCATTTAATAATCTATATATTACAATATCTATTGCgtgtaattatttaaataaattgttaatCTTGATTTTGTAGGTATTACACTATATATATTACATAGATTTTAATAATTAACTTACACTATTATAGACATTTTAATATGTACAAAAAAATTCATACACTCAATTTTTAAGTTATCAAAGTCCACTCTCTCTCTCGAGCTTACTTATCTATCATCTAACCAAGAGTTTTAATATTTAGTATACAATtctaaaaatacaataaaaactacaggataaaattgaattaaaatattaattttggattctgcaaaaaaataaaaaaaatagagaaaagttcAATTTGATTAAAtcataacttatttttaaagaaattcaTTTTAAGTTCTTGAGCCAAATCATAGATTTTCATaccaaaaaaatatgaaattcaaatcttaagaaaaaaattatattaatacctacaagaaaataataattaattttgagacaaaatgtaattattatgttgattaatttatatataattttataaattaaaaaattattagtatttaaagtaatttatattattaataaaaatttataaaataatttctaaatttatatttaatattaactatCAAGTTTTATCTATTATAACTACTAATTACCTTGAGTTTTATGATCAATTACCAAATATACAAGACTTAAGTTTATGATCAAATTACCTTGAGTTTTAAGAGAGAAGTCACTTGCCAATTTTGTTTTAAGCTTTTATtttgagaaaatatttaaaacaaaattaataacgAAATTACTAGCAGAATCTAAAATAGTAACAAAATTTTAGGGTGATTGTCAAATTATGTTTAGgttgtaaataaaattaattaataacttaaaataaattttaaatattgattaaaatattttaacatgaaaatattattttttatatattaaaatatttaaaaagtgcTCATTCCATTTTAAACTGAATTGgggttaaaaaaattaaaaatatttaaactgaataaaaaaatatatgttttttatatttaagtcTATGATCTTGAAGTGCAGATAATACATATACATCTATCTTGTTCTGGGTTAAGATTCAATATCTTATTACGAATAAAGCATCACAAAAATGTTGAAATTATCGGATAAAACTCTTATATACACGATCATTAAACTAAGAAATTGAGAAACAATATGAATGATAAAAGAGAATACGGGTtggacaaaaaataataataaaatacatttttttatcacaagttaaaattagcttataaataaattaaaaacaaaacctttatatgtaattttttaatataaattaacttaagagtatttatacaaatttattttcataaatcctttttaaagaagaaaattaataaatgaacttgatttttttatatactaaaattaatgtatgcataaatttttaaaaaaattacacgtTAACTTATACataaatgtattttaatttaaaaaaaaaaaaaaaaaaa
Proteins encoded in this region:
- the LOC137832138 gene encoding nudix hydrolase 2, with the translated sequence MLRLLPKLSLLFSSNRNPRYLTTSLRFISQGRRPTSRVSYPILSAISSAIASETSAEDQAQQIKLLTSTDDYYGGVTVELDHPMDSSAFIPVLRASVSHWKQLGKKGVWIKLPIHLASLVEALVKEGFWYHHAEPNYLMLVYWIPDSPSTIPANATHRVGVGSLLMNEKQEVLVVQENSGLFQGTGIWKLPTGVVDQGEDICVAAVREVKEETGIDSEFVEVLAFRQSHNSFFEKSDLFFVCMLRPLSFNIQTQRFEILDAQWMPFEEYAAQPFVQKSELLKYINDTCLAKMGGQYSGFCPVSTSSNFSDQKNYLYLNAGTLKNSYSS
- the LOC137832139 gene encoding nuclear transcription factor Y subunit B-3-like; the encoded protein is MAESDNDSGGQAGNTNGGNEFSGCREQDRFLPIANVSRIMKKALPANAKISKEAKETVQECVSEFISFITGEASDKCQKEKRKTINGDDLLWAMTTLGFEEYVEPLKIYLHKYREMEGEKTAIMGRPLGGGGAGDQRDEAYGHAHGHGGMVPNSMMVMMGHQGHVYGSGSAGSASSARTR